In the Gorilla gorilla gorilla isolate KB3781 chromosome 1, NHGRI_mGorGor1-v2.1_pri, whole genome shotgun sequence genome, aaaaagacatgtacaTGGTATCATTTACACCCCTAGGTTAGGGTTGGGAAAGGGAAGCTGAGGGAAAAATTACTGAATTATTGTCATAGCTTCTcagctgtgaaaaataaattcactGGAGGAAGATCACATCATTTTGGAGAGGAAATTAGCCCCCATATCCCTGATATAATGAAGGATCTACAAATGGTAGGCCAGCCTGTTCCAAGTAAGCTGGACAGCATCAGGATGCCAACCACTAAGTGAAATGGTGAAAGCTATTGGACCTTCTCTCCTCAGGAAGTTGCTTCTTAGAGGAGACCTAATCTGCCAGGCCCTCTGTCTTACTCTGACCACTGCTTATCCTTGACAGCCAAGAACTTCCTCTCTATAGCCCTTCTTTGCCACCCAAcccactcccctcccccttccattTATCCCCTGAGATATTTTCTCCCCCAACCTACCATTGCTCCCCAACACACACTTCCTACTCACCTGGATATTCCTTTTGATGATGTCCCTGGTCAGTTGTACCTTGCCTGTGCTGGGGTCCACCCCTGCCAGTGGCACCATGACCTCGCCAATGACATCATCCCGAGAGAAGCGGTCAAAGCTGAGGACGAGGAAGTGCAGCACCAGGTCCTGCAGCTGGCTGTAGGGGATGCCATAGAAGGTGAAGGTCTCGTCAAACACAGGGTCCAGGGTCTTCCGCAGCACTCTGGTCTTCACCCGATGCCGTTTGTCAGGAAGGATGGTCATTTTGATGTAGGGGTCAGATCCCTGGGTCTGGTCATCCATCACTGGCAGCCCGTGGGCCTCCTGGATTGTCACCACCAGGGCTTTTTTCGGGAAGTTATAGTCCACTGAGAAGGTGAGGGATCCTAGCATGACATCCTCCTCTGGAGATGATGGAGAGGTGGTTTTGCTCTCCCCAGGGGTCAGGCTTGTAATAGGGCTCCTTAGTTCTTCCCCATAGTCCATTTTGATGGGTAATTGGTCTATACAAGATCCAGAGCTAGGCCCCCTGGGATCTTTGTCTTGGCTTAGCAGGCCAGCCTCTGCTGCGTCCACCAACAGGTTCCTACGTCCACCTTCCCTCCCAGGACCATCTTTGTCTCTCCGCACTTTGATGATTTTCTTCTTGTTGCTGAGGGTCTCTGGGTATATGCTGATGCCTTTGAGCATGTGAATAAACTTGTATGGTGGGTTCTTGTGCTTCTTCTCTGCCTGCTGGTGGCAGCATGACCAGACAAAGACGGTCACCGAGACACACACCACCAGCACAGAGGCCCCGATGAGGCCGGCCACCACCGGTGACACATCTGAAGGCAGAGATCAGAGATGTGTCAGGGCGGGTGGACTTTACCTCCTGTCTAGATCTCCCCTGCTCATTGCCACCGCTGGAGCCAAGCTAATCTTCAGTCTAGCCTCTAAAGCAAAATGTGCTCATCTGGGCTTCAGAATTTTTCCCTTCTATTAGAGGCACCCTCTCCCAACCTCTCCAACCACTCCACGGCTtttcctcccagccttctctaGAAAGCCTTCTCTGAAGCACCCCACTTGACTCTCTGTTCTTTTCTAGACCTTCTCTCAGCACTTATAGACTTGGTTTGCTCATACTGATTTGTGCTTCACATAAAGCTTCTCTGTACGTGTTCTAAGATCACCTTTTTACATGAGCACCTGTTCACTTCAACTGTTACACAAGATGTTTGGTTTCAGGATATTCCATAGCATCCAGAACAGGGCCTGCACTGACTGACTCGCTGTCAGGCTAAGGTGGAAGGGTGTGGAGCTGAGTTTAGATGGTCTTGGTAGGGTGTTCAGGGTAGTAAAAATGGATGGGTGCCAAAAGGAAGAATTCTGGGtttatgtacttttaaaatatgttccaaAATTTTAGCTCCCAGGTATATAAAatacaaggctgggtgcagtggctcacacctgtaatcctggcactttgggaggctgaggcgggtggatcatttgaggtcaggagttcaagaccagactgaccaacatggtgaaaccccgtctctactaaaaatataaaaaattagctgggcgtggtggcatgtgcctataatcccagctacttgggaggctgatgcaggagaatcgcttgaacctgggaggcagaggttgcagtgagctgagatcgtgccactgcattccagcctgggtgatggagcgagacttcgtctcaaaaaaaaaaaaaggtattcctCCGGGATGAATATATCCATTGTAGGCAAAAAAataggtgtgtgtatgtatgtatatatatgtgtgtgtgtgtgtgtgtgtatatgtgtatatatgtatatgtgtgtatatatgtatatatgtgtgtatgtatatatatgtatttatgtatacatatattattctaaataggaagaaatagggactttctcttttcattattattacctTAATAAATCCTTCACTGGAAGAAATAGGGGTTTTCTTCCCTATTAGTGGAAAATGTcagatctctgctcaaatgtcaccttcttagGCCTTTCCTGACTCACCTACTTAAAAGTGCAATCTTCTCCATCCTCACCACCCACTCTTCCTAGccttgcttaatttttttcaacatgCCCTGTCATTCTCGCTCTCTgatacacacacccctac is a window encoding:
- the SYT11 gene encoding synaptotagmin-11 isoform X2, with product MAEITNIRPSFDVSPVVAGLIGASVLVVCVSVTVFVWSCCHQQAEKKHKNPPYKFIHMLKGISIYPETLSNKKKIIKVRRDKDGPGREGGRRNLLVDAAEAGLLSQDKDPRGPSSGSCIDQLPIKMDYGEELRSPITSLTPGESKTTSPSSPEEDVMLGSLTFSVDYNFPKKALVVTIQEAHGLPVMDDQTQGSDPYIKMTILPDKRHRVKTRVLRKTLDPVFDETFTFYGIPYSQLQDLVLHFLVLSFDRFSRDDVIGEVMVPLAGVDPSTGKVQLTRDIIKRNIQKCISRGELQVSLSYQPVAQRMTVVVLKARHLPKMDITGLSDPYVKVNVYYGRKRIAKKKTHVKKCTLNPIFNESFIYDIPTDLLPDISIEFLVIDFDRTTKNEVVGRLILGAHSVTASGAEHWREVCESPRKPVAKWHSLSEY
- the SYT11 gene encoding synaptotagmin-11 isoform X1 — its product is MAEITNIRPSFDVSPVVAGLIGASVLVVCVSVTVFVWSCCHQQAEKKHKNPPYKFIHMLKGISIYPETLSNKKKIIKVRRDKDGPGREGGRRNLLVDAAEAGLLSQDKDPRGPSSGSCIDQLPIKMDYGEELRSPITSLTPGESKTTSPSSPEEDVMLGSLTFSVDYNFPKKALVVTIQEAHGLPVMDDQTQGSDPYIKMTILPDKRHRVKTRVLRKTLDPVFDETFTFYGIPYSQLQDLVLHFLVLSFDRFSRDDVIGEVMVPLAGVDPSTGKVQLTRDIIKRNIQKCISRGELQVSLSYQPVAQRMTVVVLKARHLPKMDITGLSGNPYVKVNVYYGRKRIAKKKTHVKKCTLNPIFNESFIYDIPTDLLPDISIEFLVIDFDRTTKNEVVGRLILGAHSVTASGAEHWREVCESPRKPVAKWHSLSEY